GGCATGATCACCGCAACGATCGCGCTTTGCGGTTCGCTGGTGCCAAGCTCGAAGCCGAGATCGGCCAGCCCTTTGTGAAGCGTCTTCGAGTTCTCCCACAGATGCGCGCGCTTGTTCGCGCCGTGCATCAGCTTGCGGATCGAGGTCGCCGCAGTGGCGACCACGCTCGGCGGCAGGCTGGCGGTGAAGACGTAGGGGCGGCACACCAGCCGCAGGATGTCGAACTTCGGGTGGTTCGAAACGCAGAACCCTCCGACCGTGCCGACGCTCTTCGAAAAGGTGCCGATGATGAAATCGACATCGTCGATCACGCCCTGCTCTTCGCACACGCCGCGCCCGTTTGCGCCGATAAAGCCCATCGAATGCGCTTCGTCGACCAGCACCATCGCGCCATGTTTCTTGGCGATCGCCACCATTTCCTTGAGCGGCGCGACGTCGCCGAGCATCGAATAGACACCTTCGAGCACCACGAGGATACCGGCGCCTTCGGGAATGCGCTTGAGGCGCTTTTCCATCGCTTCGATATCGTTGTGCTTGAACGGCACGACCTCGGCCTTGCCCATCGCGCAGCCATCGTAGATCGAGGCATGGCTATCGATGTCGAGGACGATGTAATCGCCCTTGCCGGCGATGGTCGAGATGATGCCGAGGTTGGCCTGGTAGCCAGTGGAAAAGACCATCGCGTGGTCCATTCCATAAAACTCGCGCAGCGCGTCCTCGCATTCCTTGTGGCCCTGATACGTGCCGTTGAGAACGCGGCTGCCGGTGGTGCCCGATCCGTAATCGGCCAGCGCCTGTTTGCCGGCATCGAGCACGTCGGGATCGAAGGTCATCCCCATGTAATTGTAGGTGCCGAGCAGGATCGTGTCGCGCCCGTTGCAGATCGCGCGGGTGGGCGACAGCACCTTCTCCATCACCAGGTTGTACGGATCCTCGACCCCGGTCGCGAGCAGCGTCTCGCGGGTCTGGATCAGGCCGTCGAACTTGGAAAACAGGTCGCCCTGCGGAGCCTCGGTGGCGGCACCGGCTTCGGTCATCGTATCGGTCATGAAAGGCTCTGTATCAGCTATCTTGCAGCTTGTGGACTGCCGCGACCAGCTGGCCATAGGTTTCGATCTCGGCCTGCTGGTTCATGCTGATGATCACGTCGAATTCGTCCTCGATCTCCGCGACGAAATCCATGACGGTGAGACTGTCGAATTCGAGATCGTTCTGGAACGTGGTATCGTCGGTGATGTCCACGCCCTTCTTGTTGAAGGGTGCGATCAGGTCGCGAATGCGCTTGTCGACTTCGGCGCTGTCCATCGGCGTCTGGCTTTCTGTTGGTATCGGATCGTCGCTATGCGGCGTGTTTGTGGCTGAAAAGCGGCTCGAAGGTCCGCTTGTCAAGCCTGCGCATAGATGGCGAGCGTCGGGCGCAGATCAAGCGCGCTTCAGGCATCGACCCCGATCAGTTCCCTCACAGCGGTCATGAACGGCGTGATCGACACCGGTTTCGCCAGGTAGCCCGAGGCACCGGCAGAGCGGATGCGCTCCTCGTCGCCCTTGGCGGCAAACGCGGTGACGGCGAGCACCGGGATCTGTCGCAGAAGCATGTCCTGCTTGGCCGCCTCGATCAGATCGACGCCCGACATGCCGCCGAGCTGGATATCCATGATGATGAGATCGGGCGAGATTTTCCGTGCCGTGTCGAGCACCATGCCGCCATCGGCGACCGGCTCGACCTCGAAACCATTGGCCGTGAGCACATCGCAGAACAATTTTCGATTGAGGTCGTTATCCTCGACAACCATTATTCGCTTTGCCACACCGCGCCCCGTATCTGCCCCGATTTCTGGATATCCGCACCAGGAGCCAGCGACAATGCCCAATTCGACCGAGCCGGATTCGCGCGACGCCGCGTTGTCGCCGCACACCCTCGCCCTGGCGGCGCTCGGCTGGGTGCTGGAAGATGGCGATCGCGCCGCGCGCTACCTTGAATTGACCGGACTCGATCCCGATACTCTGCGGGCAGGGTTGGGCGATCCGGCGGTGCTGGCCTCGACGCTCGATTTCCTCGCCAACCATGAACCCGACCTTGTTCGCGCGGCCGAGGCGCTGGCCGTTACGCCCGAGGAACTGATCGCCGCGCGCCAGGAGTTGACCCGATGAACCGCCCGCTAGTCATCAGCGATTGCGACGAAGTGATCCTGCACATGGTCGCGCATTTCAAGGACTGGCTGGAAGAAAGCCAGGGGGTCGATTTCAACCTCGACAACGGCAATTTCGCCAAGGCGCTGACATGGCGCGAGACCGGGCAATTCCTGCAGGCCGACGAGGTCTGGCGAATGCTGGGCGGGTTCTTCGACACCGAGATGGACCGCCAGCTGCCGATCGCCGGCGCGGTAGAATCGATCAACGCGCTGGCCGAACATGCCGATGTCGTGATCCTCACCAACCTGGTCGACAAGCGCCGCGAGCGCCGCGCCGAACAGCTCGCCGCGTTCGGGATTCACGCAGAGGTCTACACCAATCAGGGGCCGAAGGGTCCGGCGCTGCAGCGGATCATCGCCGAACACGCGCCGAGCCGTGCGCTGTTCATCGACGATCTCGCGCAGCATCACGCCTCGGTCGCCGAAACCGCGCCCGAGGTGGTGCGGCTGCACATGTGCGGCGAGCCGATGATCGCGGGCGCGATCGATTGTGCGCACAAGGCGGGCCACGCCGATGCGCGGATCGACCGCTGGTCCGAAGCGTTGCCATGGGTGATCGAACGTCTGGAACAGGAGCGGGTATGAGCATCGAAGCGCGATTGCAGGAACTGGGGATCACTCTGCCCGAAGCGGCGGCGCCGGTGGCGAGTTACGTCCCGGTGGTGGCGCATGGCGGCATGGCGCATGTTTCGGGCCAGTTGCCGTTCGTAGGCGGCAAGCTCGTAAGCGGGCGGCTGGGCGAAGACGTGAGCCTGGAGGACGGAATGGCCGCAGCGCGCGCGTGCGGGCTGATGATCCTTGCACAGCTCAAGGCGGCGGGCCTGCTCGAACGGGTCGAGCGCGTGGTCAAGCTTGGCGCATTCGTGAATTCGACCGGCGATTTCACCGACCAGCCCAAGGTTGCCAACGGTGCGTCGGACCTGATGGCCGAGGTGTTCGGCGACAGGGGCCGCCACGCCCGCGCGGCGGTCGGCGTGCCGGTGTTGCCACTGGGGGCGGCGGTCGAGGTCGATGCCGTGATCGCGATCGCGGAGGGGTGAGGAAACGCCCGGCCCCCGACTGGTTGACCGAATGGGAATACGCCCATCGCGGCCTGCATTCGGACAGCGTCCCGGAAAACTCGCTGGAAGGCGCGCGGCTGGCGATCGCGGCGGGAATGGGTGTCGAATGCGATATCCAGCGCAGCCGCGATGATCACCCGATGGTGTTTCACGACTGGGAACTGCGGAGGCTAACAGGCGCTGAGGGCCTGACCGAAGGTTCGACGGCGGCCGAGCTCAGGCAGGTCCGCTATCTCGGGAGCGCTGAAAGCCCCGCCACGCTTGCCGATCTGCTCCAGCTGGTGGAGGGGAAGGTCCCGATCCTGATCGAGATCAAGTCGAAGCGTGGGTACGATGTCGAACGGAGCTGCCTGCGAGTCCGCGACGCCTTGGCGCGATACTCGGGCATGCACGCCGTCATGAGCTTCGATCCGCGCGTGGCGCGCTGGTTTCGCCGCCATTCGCCCTCGACCCCGTGCGGCCTTGTGATGCGCGAGGACGAACACGGCTACACGCAAAAGGCCTGGCAACGCAGGCTTGCGCTGCGGATCGCGAAGCCAGATTTCCTCGCCTACCATATCCTCGCCCTGCCCAGTCGCTGGGTCGCGCGGCTGCGCGCAAACGGGCTTCCGATCCTGACCTGGACGGTCAGCACGCCCGACTTGCGGGCACGGGCACAAGAGCACGCCGACGGCTTGATCAGCGAACGCGAGGGTTTGGCGTGAGCGACGGACGCGACGATCTGACCGTCAAACTTGCCCCCTCGGTCGGCCAGTTCGACCGCGATCAATGGAACGCGCTCGGCGGCGATCGCAATCCGTTCGTGAGTCACGAATTCCTCAGCGCGCTCGAAGATTCGGGCAGCGTCGGCCCGGGCACCGGTTGGGACCCGGTCCCGGTCGTCATCACCGGTGCCGACGATACGCTGCTCGCCGCCTTGCCCAGCTACGCCAAAGGGCACAGCCAGGGCGAATACGTGTTCGACCACAACTGGGCCGACGCATTTCAGCGGGCTGGCGGCCGCTACTATCCCAAGCTGCAGATTGCCGCGCCGTTTACGCCTGCGACCGGGCCGCGCCTGCTTCTGTCCGATCCCTCGCTTGCGCTGCATCTGCTGAAGGGTGCCGAACTGGTGTGTCAGCAGAACGGCCTGTCGTCCGCCCATGCGACCTTCATCGAGCGTGCGCAGGTGCCGCTGTTCGAGCAGGGCGATTGGCTGGTCCGCAACGACATCCAGTTTCACTGGCTCAACCGCGACTACGGATCGTTCGACGATTTCCTCGGCGAACTGGCTTCGCGCAAACGCAAATCCTTGCGGAAGGAGCGCGCGGCGGCGCAGCGCGGGCTCCGCATCGCACGCCTCGGCGGCGATGACATCAGGCCCGAACATTGGGATGCGTTCTGGATCTTCTACCAGGACACCGGAGCGCGCAAATGGGGCACGCCTTACCTGACGCGCGAGGCCTTCACCCTGTTCGGCGAACGGATGGGCGAGCGGCTGGTGCTGATCCTGGCCTATCAGGACGATCAGCCGATCGCAGGCGCGCTCAACTTCGTCGGGGCCGAAGCGATATACGGTCGTTACTGGGGATGCACCCGCGACGTGCGGTTCCTGCATTTCGAGCTGTGCTATTATCAGGCGATCGACATCGCCATCGAGCTGGGTCTGCCGCGTGTCGAGGCCGGGGCGCAAGGCGGGCACAAGCTGGCGCGCGGATACGAACCGGTTCAGACCTATTCCGCGCACTGGCTGGCCGATCCCGGCTTTCGCGCGGCGGTCGCCGACTTTCTCCAACGCGAGCGGGAAGGCGTGGCGACCGATCAGCTGTTCCTGGGTGAGCGGACGCCCTTCCGGAAGGGTGATTGAGCGCCTGGATCAGGCGGCGCGGCGACGTCCTTCGGCCAGCCATTCGCGCGCCCGGCGCTGTGCCTCGGCGATTTCGCGCGCGGTCATCTCGTCCGAAACGTCCGACCGGCACCAGGCGGCTTCGTCGTGGCCCTGCGCAGCGGCGAGGTTGAACCATTTGTGCGCTTCGACGAGATCGCAGGCCAGCCCGTTGCTGCCGGTCGAATAGGCAACCCCGAGGTCGAAAAACGCCGAAACGTCTCCCTGCGCTGCAGCGGCGAGACATTTCGCCACGATCATGTCCGGCTCGTTATTGTCGAGCGGTTCGAATTCGCCTCGGTCGATCGGCGTGAGTTCCATCGTGCATTCCCCCGTACTTCGCAATGCGGCCCCCCGCCGATCGCTTGACCCAAGACCTCACCCCTCATGGTCAACAAATGGTTAACACTGCTGCGAAATTTTTCTGGCAGCGGCGCAATTGCAGCCGATCGGGCGTCGCGCGATGATCCATTCATCGCAGGTTGGGACAACCGCCCGCAAAGCGGCTTGTGCCGCCGGGACCGCGCGCCTATAGGCCCGGCAGCGCTTCGACTTGCTGGGGTCAAGCTGGCCGAAAAGAACCGTTTTTCGGCCAGGACGGGGACAGTCTCGCGGGAGTTGAACGGGCGAAGAGGACTACATGGCATCGGCGGCGTCTAACGATACTGACATCCTGAAAAACGCGAAGAAAGTTCTCGCGCCGGATTACGTTCCGAACGAGGACGAAGAGTATATGAACGAGCGGCAGCAGCACTATTTTCGGGTGCTGCTGATCGAATGGAAACGCTCGATCCATTCCGCGGCCGACCAGACGCTTCAATCGCTCCAGGATGGCCCGATCCGCGAAGCCGATCTCAACGACCGGGCATCGAGCGAAACCGATTGGGGCATCGAGCTGCGCACCCGCGATCGCCAGCGCAAGCTCATTTCCAAGATCGATTCCGCGCTGCGTCGCATCGATGCCGGGGAATACGGCTATTGCGAAGTGACCGGCGATCCGATCGGCCTCAAACGACTCATCGCCCGTCCCGTTGCGACCATGACGGTCGAGGCGCAGGAAGCGCACGAGCGGCGCGAAAAAGTCTCGCGCGACGACTGATCGCTAAACGAACCGGCAGGTCGGCGTGTCAGATTGATACGGCAGCCTTCAAACCTGCCCGATCCCTGCCATTGTTAACCACGGATTAGCCTTCTCTGCCTATCGCGGACCTTGCGGGTCGCTGGAGAACAGCCAACAATGGTCTGGCTTCAGCAGCATAACGATAAGCAAGGAGAAAATCCGGACATGACGGGTGTCGAAACACGGAGCGTATCGCGCGATAGCCTGTTTCTGCTCGCCAACATTCGTGTCGAGCAGGGCGAGGAAACCCATCGCGTGCGGGTACGCAACCTGTCGGATGGCGGGATGATGGGCGAAGGCAATCTCCGCGTGAAGCGCGGCAATCGCCTGCAGATCGAATTGCGCAACATCGGCATCGTCGCCGGCAGCGTCGCGTGGGTCCAGGACAACCGGTTCGGGATCGCGTTCGACGACGAAATCGATTCGCAATCCGCCCGGGCCGGCAATCCCGAAGCCCATGACGACGCCGCTGTGGTCCAGCGTTCGTGGCAGCACAAGGCGCCTAACGCTCCCAATCCGCTGCAATTGCGCAAGGTCTGATATCCTTCCTACCGTCAAAGACGCGCATCTGCGCTGACCGGATCGCATCAAGCTGCTAATCGCAGCACACGATGCGATTCTGTCTTCCAGCCCTGGCGGCGGTGTTTGTTGCCGCCTGCGGTCCCTCCGGCGACAACGGCCCGGTCGAAGTCGCCATTGTCGGGCAGCCCGAAAACCTGTTCGAAACCGGCGTTCGGCTGTCTCCGGCCGCGCAGCATATCCGCGGGGCGACGGTCGAGGGGCTGGTCGCGCTCGACCCGGCGGGCCAGATCGTGCCCGCCATCGCCGAACGCTGGATCGTGACCGACGACGGGCTGAGCTACATCTTCCGCCTGCGCGCTTCCGACTGGCCCGACGGCCAGCCCATTACTGCCGTCGATATCCGCGATCTGCTGCGTGCGCAGATTGCCCGGCTCGAGGGCACGTCGCTGGGCCTCGACATAGCGAAAGTCACCGATATCAGGGCCATGGCGGGCCGGGTGGTCGAACTGCGCCTGTCGAGCCCGATGCCCGAATTCCTGCGTCTGCTCGCGCAGCCGGAACTCGGGCTGGTCAGAAGCGGAGCCGGTTCCGGCCCTATGGTCCTCGCCCGCGAAGGGGAATCCGCGGTCGCGCGCCTGATCGCCATCCCGCCGGAGGAGCGCGGCTTGCCCGCGCGCGAAGACTGGCAGGAGCTTGCCCGCCCCCTCACGGTGCGCGCCATGCCGACTGAAATGGCGGTCGAGGCCTTTTCGAACGGCGACATCGATCTGCTGATGAACGGTCGCCTGTCCGGCTTTCCGCTCGCCGAACTCGGCCCGCTTTCGCGCGGGGCGGTGCAGGTCGATCCGGCGCTGGGACTGTTCGGACTGGTGTTTCGTAGCGAGGATGGTGTGCTGGCCGATCGCGGGCGGCGCGAAGCGCTCTCGCTCGCGATCGACCGGTCGGCGCTGATCGAGCCGTTCGGACTGGGCGGATGGCAGCCGACCTCGTGGGTCGTGCCCCCCGAACTGTTCGACCTGGTGCCCGTGCGACAGGATCGCTGGTCGGAGCAAAGCCTGGCGGCGCGGCGCAGCGTGGCCGCGCAGCGGATCGCCCAATGGCGTGCGGCGCAAGGGCGGCCGGCCGAAATCCGGGTCGCGCTGCCGCCCGGACCGGGAAGCGACCTGCTGTTCCGTCAACTGGCGCGCGACTGGGCGACGATCGGGGTTACGGCGATCCGCGTCGCTCCCGACGAAGGCCCCGATCTCGAATTGCGCGATCGGCTGGCGCGCTACTCCTCCCCGCGCTGGTATCTCAACCAGTTCAACTGCGAGCTCGAAATCGGGCTGTGCTCCCCCACGGCGGACGCGCTCGTCGCCCGGTCACTCGGTATCCGCGACCCGCTCGCCAAGCAGCAGACGCTTGCCGAGGCGCACGCGGCACTGATCGCCGACGAGGTGTTCATCCCGCTCGGTGCCCCGGTGCGGTGGTCGCTGGTGCGCGGAGCGATCGACGCCTACGTTCCCAACCAGTGGGGCCTCCACCCCTTGTTCCCGCTCTCGCAACCCACCATCTAGTGCCGATGGAAAGCGGATCCGACCGTCCCCAGAGGGCCCAGACTATGCAGGTTAGCCTGCCGACCGGCACCGATCCGGCCTCGATCCGTGCCCGGGTCGAGGCGCTCGAAATGCTGCTCGAGCGGAGTTTCCGCATCCCCGGCGTCAACATACCGGTCGGCCTCGATGCGATCATCGGCCTGGTGCCGGTGCTGGGCGATATCGTGACCACCGCGCTAGGCGCCTATATCGTGTGGGAAGCGCGCAATCTCGGCATGTCGAAATTCCAGCTGGTGCGGATGGGCGGCAATGTCGCGTTCGATACGGTGCTCGGACTGGTGCCGCTGGTGGGGGATGCGGCGGATTTCGTGTTTCGTTCCAACACCCGCAATCTGCGGATCATCAAGAAGCACCTCGACAAGCACCATCCCGAAACCCGCGTGATCGAGGGCTAGTTTCCTCGCGGAGCAACACGCGCTAGGGCATCGGGCATGGCCCGCGACGTCACCTATTCCAGCTACCTCGACCTCGACAAGGTGCTCACCGCGCAGCACCCCGCTTCGGGTGCGCATGACGAGATGCTGTTCATCGTCGTCCACCAGGCAAGCGAGCTGTGGCTCAAGCTATGCCTGCACGAGCTGACCGAAGCGCGCGATCATATCGAGCGCGACGATCTGCGCCCGGCGTTCAAGATGCTGGCGCGGGTGGCGCGCGCGCAACAGCAGCTGATCCAGAGCTGGGACGTGCTGAGCACCATGACCCCGCACGATTATTCGCGGATTCGCCCGCATCTCGGGGCGTCGAGCGGGTTCCAGTCGGCGCAGTACCGGATGATGGAATTCATGCTCGGCGGGCGCGATGCGAAGCATGTTCGCCTGCACGAAGGCAATGCCGACTGGTCGCAGCGGCTGAAAGCGGAACGCGGCCGCGCGAGCCTCTACGACGCCGCGATCCGGCTGCTGGCGCGGCGCGGTTTCGCGATCGACCGCAAGGCGGCTGAACGCGACCCAAAGGCACCCTACGAGCACAATGCAAGCGTCGAAGCGGCGTGGGCGGCGATCTATCGCGACCCGCAGGATCACTGGGACCTGTACGAGCTCGCGGAAAAGCTGGTCGACCTCGAATACCATTTCCAGCGCTGGCGCTTCGGACACCTCAAGACCGTCGAGCGGATCATCGGCTTCAAGCGCGGCACCGGCGGCACTCCCGGCGTGCCGTATCTCGCGGGGGTGCTGAAGCAGGCGTTCTTCCCCGAGCTGCTGAGCGTCAGGACCGCGATATGAGCCGCCGCATCTGGGACATATCGCAGCGGCTGCGCCCCGAGCTGCCGGTCTGGCCGGGGGACACCGCGTTCGAACAGGCACGGACCTGGCAGATGGAGCAAGGTTCGCCGGTCAATGTCTCGGCGCTGACACTATCGACGCATTCCGGCGCGCATGCCGACGCACCGCTGCATTACGAGCAAACTGCGCCCGATATCGCCTCGGTCGCGCTGGAGCCGTATCTCGGGGAATGCCTCGTCGTGGATGCGCGTGGTGTCGGGGCGCTGATCGAAGTCGGCGACCTGCCGCATCTCCACTCCGCCGACCGGGTGCTGTTCCGCACCTTCGAGCGCTTCCCGCATGAAGAGTGGGTGGAGGACACCACCGCCATCGCGTCCGAGACGATCCACTGGCTCGCGGCGCAGGGCGTCAAGCTGGTCGGGCTCGACGGGCCTTCGATCGACCCGCAGACCTCCAAGGTGATGGACGCGCACAAGGCGGTGCTGAAGCATGACATGCGCGTGCTCGAAGGGCTGGTGCTCGATGACGTGCCCGAAGGCCGCTACGAACTGATCGCGCTGCCGCTGCCGATCGTCGGCGGCGATGCCTCGCCGGTGCGGGCGATCCTGAGAGAACTGACGTGATAGATCGCGCCCGCGAGCTCGACGCCGCCGATCCGCTGGCGAATTATCGCGAGCGCTTCATCCTGCCCGATGGCGTGGTCTATCTCGACGGCAATTCGCTCGGGTGCCTGCCTGCGGCGACCCCGCCCGCGATGGCGCGCGTTGTCGAGCAGGAATGGGGCGAGGGGCTTATCCGGTCCTGGAACGATGCCGACTGGTTCGAAATGGGTGCCCGCGTCGGCGGGAAAATTGCGCCGCTGATCGGCGCGCAGCCGCACGAGGTTATCGCCACCGACACGGTCAGCGTGAACCTGTTCAAGCTGATCTCCGCCGCGCTTCAGATGCGCCCTGGACGCAAGGTCATCCTCTCCGAACCGGGCAACTTTCCGACCGATATCTACATGATCGATGGGCTCGAGCGGCAGGGTCTCGCCACGCAGCGTCTCGCCCCGCGCGACCGGCTGCTCGACGCGCTCGACGAGGACGTCGCGCTGCTGATGCTCACCCACGCGCATTACAAGACCGGAGAATTGTTCGACATGGCGGCGCTGACCAGCGCCGCGCATGAAGCCGGTGCGCTGGTCCTGTGGGACCTGTCGCACAGCACCGGTGCGCTGCCTGTCGATCTCGACGCCGTGGGTGCCGATTTCGCCACCGGTTGCGGCTACAAATATCTGTGCGGCGGCCCCGGCGCGCCGGCCTTCGCCTTCGTCGCCGAGCGCCATCTCGCCGATCTCAGCCAACCGCTCACTGGCTGGTTCGGCCACGCCCGCCCGTTCGCCTTCGCCGACGCCTACGAACCGGCTCCCGGCATCGAGCAGCTGCAATGCGGTACCTCGCCGATCCTCGGCCTGACCGCGCTGGAGGTGGGGGTCGAACTGATCGCCGAGATCGGGGTCGCGCGGCTCCATGCGAAGTCGCAGGCGCTGTCGGAATTCTTCCTCGATTGCGTGGATGCGCATGGGCTCGAGCTCGACCTCGTCAGCCCGCCCGACAGCGCCCGGCGCGGCAGCCAGCTGTCGTTCCGCCACCGCGAAGCCTACGCCATCTGCCAGGCGCTGATCGCGCGCGGGGTGATCGGCGATTTCCGCGACCCCGACATCCTGCGGCTCGGCTTTGCGCCCGCTTACCTGCGGTTCGAGGACATGGCCGAGGCCGCGCGGCATCTGGCGGAAGTGCTGGAAGGCGAGGAGTGGCAGCGCGATGAGTTCAACCAGCGGGCGACGGTGACTTAGCGATGACCAGCTTGGATGCGATCAGGAATGCTTGCGAGGCCTTTCTCGCTCAAATTCAGGGTCAGAAGGAAGACCGGATGGAGCATCTGCGAGAACTGGCCAAGTCTTTCGACAAGCTCACCGCAACGTATTTCGAAGTTGATGATGTCGAGCCGGACTCGGAAGATTCGCTCGCTCCCCCGATCGACTACGTTGTCCTTTACAAGCGGGCAGCCAATGCATTCCCCGAGCTTGGTTGTTATCCCGCCATCGATGTCGGGGGCACCCTTGGCGAAGAGGAAGCTCTTGTCGCTGATGCAATTGACGATCTGGCCGATATCGCGAGGGACCTATCCGAGGTCCTGTGGCACATTGAGAAGTCGTCAGAGGCAGATGCGATCTGGGAGTTCCGGTTTGGATACCAAAGTCACTGGGGCGCACATCTGCATCGGCTTCGCCATTATCTGCATTCCAGCAGAATTGCTGCTTGGTAGCACCTCAAGCCTCCAGCTCGACATCCCAGTACAGCCAGTCGCGCCACGTTTCGTGCAGGTAGTTGGGCGGGAACAGCTTGCCGTGCTGCTGCAATTGCCAGCTGGTCGGGCGGATCGGCTTCATCTGCACCGGCATGTGCGCCTGTTTCGGCGTGCGCCCGCCCTTCTTCATGTTGCACGGGGCGCAGGCGGTGATGATGTTTTCCCACGTCGTCTTCCCGCCCAGCCGGCGCGGCAGGACGTGGTCGAAAGTGAGATGCTCGCCGTTGCCGCAATACTGGCACTGGAAGTGATCGCGCAGGAACACGTTGAAGCGGGTGAAAGCCGGAAACTCGCTTTGCCTTACGTATTGCCTGAGTGCGATCACGCTCGGGATCTTCATGTCGAGGCTCGGGGAATGCACCTCGCGCTCGTAGCTGGCGACGATGTCCACCCGGTCGAGAAACACCGCCTTGATCGCGGTCTGCCACGGCCACAGGCTGAGCGGGTAATAGGACAGCGGCGTATAGTCGGCGTTGAGCACCAGCGCCGGACAGGCCGAAAGGCTGCGCGTCGGGTCTTCCTCCGCGCTGCGGAATTGGGCAGCCTTTTCGATCAGTTCGGTCTTGAACACCGCGAGCGTTCCTCCCTGATTGACTGCAACATGGCGTGGCACAAATCAGAGTCAAACCCGTGACACGCTGGCTATCCACAGGGACAGCCTGTCGATTGCCTGTGGATAGCGTGTCGAGAATTGCTGTGCCATGGATAGTGTGTGCAGACCGTCACCCGCTTCGCCCCGAGCCCCAATGGCCACCTGCACATGGGCCATGCCTACGCCGCCATCGTCGCGCACGATCTGGCGAGGGCGGCGGACGGGCGATTTCTGCTGCGGATCGAGGATATCGACGGGCCGCGTTCGCGTCCGGAACTCGCGGA
The Erythrobacter sp. JK5 DNA segment above includes these coding regions:
- a CDS encoding response regulator; this encodes MAKRIMVVEDNDLNRKLFCDVLTANGFEVEPVADGGMVLDTARKISPDLIIMDIQLGGMSGVDLIEAAKQDMLLRQIPVLAVTAFAAKGDEERIRSAGASGYLAKPVSITPFMTAVRELIGVDA
- a CDS encoding glycerophosphodiester phosphodiesterase family protein, with translation MRKRPAPDWLTEWEYAHRGLHSDSVPENSLEGARLAIAAGMGVECDIQRSRDDHPMVFHDWELRRLTGAEGLTEGSTAAELRQVRYLGSAESPATLADLLQLVEGKVPILIEIKSKRGYDVERSCLRVRDALARYSGMHAVMSFDPRVARWFRRHSPSTPCGLVMREDEHGYTQKAWQRRLALRIAKPDFLAYHILALPSRWVARLRANGLPILTWTVSTPDLRARAQEHADGLISEREGLA
- a CDS encoding ABC transporter substrate-binding protein: MRFCLPALAAVFVAACGPSGDNGPVEVAIVGQPENLFETGVRLSPAAQHIRGATVEGLVALDPAGQIVPAIAERWIVTDDGLSYIFRLRASDWPDGQPITAVDIRDLLRAQIARLEGTSLGLDIAKVTDIRAMAGRVVELRLSSPMPEFLRLLAQPELGLVRSGAGSGPMVLAREGESAVARLIAIPPEERGLPAREDWQELARPLTVRAMPTEMAVEAFSNGDIDLLMNGRLSGFPLAELGPLSRGAVQVDPALGLFGLVFRSEDGVLADRGRREALSLAIDRSALIEPFGLGGWQPTSWVVPPELFDLVPVRQDRWSEQSLAARRSVAAQRIAQWRAAQGRPAEIRVALPPGPGSDLLFRQLARDWATIGVTAIRVAPDEGPDLELRDRLARYSSPRWYLNQFNCELEIGLCSPTADALVARSLGIRDPLAKQQTLAEAHAALIADEVFIPLGAPVRWSLVRGAIDAYVPNQWGLHPLFPLSQPTI
- the dksA gene encoding RNA polymerase-binding protein DksA, whose translation is MASAASNDTDILKNAKKVLAPDYVPNEDEEYMNERQQHYFRVLLIEWKRSIHSAADQTLQSLQDGPIREADLNDRASSETDWGIELRTRDRQRKLISKIDSALRRIDAGEYGYCEVTGDPIGLKRLIARPVATMTVEAQEAHERREKVSRDD
- a CDS encoding PilZ domain-containing protein — protein: MTGVETRSVSRDSLFLLANIRVEQGEETHRVRVRNLSDGGMMGEGNLRVKRGNRLQIELRNIGIVAGSVAWVQDNRFGIAFDDEIDSQSARAGNPEAHDDAAVVQRSWQHKAPNAPNPLQLRKV
- a CDS encoding sel1 repeat family protein, with the translated sequence MELTPIDRGEFEPLDNNEPDMIVAKCLAAAAQGDVSAFFDLGVAYSTGSNGLACDLVEAHKWFNLAAAQGHDEAAWCRSDVSDEMTAREIAEAQRRAREWLAEGRRRAA
- a CDS encoding RidA family protein, which encodes MSIEARLQELGITLPEAAAPVASYVPVVAHGGMAHVSGQLPFVGGKLVSGRLGEDVSLEDGMAAARACGLMILAQLKAAGLLERVERVVKLGAFVNSTGDFTDQPKVANGASDLMAEVFGDRGRHARAAVGVPVLPLGAAVEVDAVIAIAEG
- a CDS encoding DUF3572 domain-containing protein, with amino-acid sequence MPNSTEPDSRDAALSPHTLALAALGWVLEDGDRAARYLELTGLDPDTLRAGLGDPAVLASTLDFLANHEPDLVRAAEALAVTPEELIAARQELTR
- a CDS encoding acyl carrier protein; protein product: MDSAEVDKRIRDLIAPFNKKGVDITDDTTFQNDLEFDSLTVMDFVAEIEDEFDVIISMNQQAEIETYGQLVAAVHKLQDS
- a CDS encoding GNAT family N-acetyltransferase, producing the protein MSDGRDDLTVKLAPSVGQFDRDQWNALGGDRNPFVSHEFLSALEDSGSVGPGTGWDPVPVVITGADDTLLAALPSYAKGHSQGEYVFDHNWADAFQRAGGRYYPKLQIAAPFTPATGPRLLLSDPSLALHLLKGAELVCQQNGLSSAHATFIERAQVPLFEQGDWLVRNDIQFHWLNRDYGSFDDFLGELASRKRKSLRKERAAAQRGLRIARLGGDDIRPEHWDAFWIFYQDTGARKWGTPYLTREAFTLFGERMGERLVLILAYQDDQPIAGALNFVGAEAIYGRYWGCTRDVRFLHFELCYYQAIDIAIELGLPRVEAGAQGGHKLARGYEPVQTYSAHWLADPGFRAAVADFLQREREGVATDQLFLGERTPFRKGD
- a CDS encoding HAD family hydrolase — translated: MNRPLVISDCDEVILHMVAHFKDWLEESQGVDFNLDNGNFAKALTWRETGQFLQADEVWRMLGGFFDTEMDRQLPIAGAVESINALAEHADVVILTNLVDKRRERRAEQLAAFGIHAEVYTNQGPKGPALQRIIAEHAPSRALFIDDLAQHHASVAETAPEVVRLHMCGEPMIAGAIDCAHKAGHADARIDRWSEALPWVIERLEQERV
- a CDS encoding aminotransferase class I/II-fold pyridoxal phosphate-dependent enzyme: MTEAGAATEAPQGDLFSKFDGLIQTRETLLATGVEDPYNLVMEKVLSPTRAICNGRDTILLGTYNYMGMTFDPDVLDAGKQALADYGSGTTGSRVLNGTYQGHKECEDALREFYGMDHAMVFSTGYQANLGIISTIAGKGDYIVLDIDSHASIYDGCAMGKAEVVPFKHNDIEAMEKRLKRIPEGAGILVVLEGVYSMLGDVAPLKEMVAIAKKHGAMVLVDEAHSMGFIGANGRGVCEEQGVIDDVDFIIGTFSKSVGTVGGFCVSNHPKFDILRLVCRPYVFTASLPPSVVATAATSIRKLMHGANKRAHLWENSKTLHKGLADLGFELGTSEPQSAIVAVIMPDLQQGAMMWEALLREGLYVNLARPPATPAGMTLLRCSLCAEHTAEEVQTILAMFERAGKTVGII